The genomic DNA TCCCCGCCCACCCGCTGGAACGCCAGCAGATCGTGCTGACGATCCCCGCCTCCTTCGACGAAGGCGCCCGCGCGCTGACCCTGGAGGCGGCCCGCCTGGCCGGCCTGGCCGACGTGCGCCTGCTGGAGGAACCGCAAGCGGCGCTGTACGACTGGCTGTACCGCCATCGCGACACGCTGGCGGCCGACCTGCACGATACCCGCCTGGTACTGGTGGCCGACGTGGGCGGCGGCACCACCGACTTCTCGCTGGTACGGGTCGACATCGAGCACGGCGAACCCGTGCTGACCCGGATCGGCGTGGGCAACCACCTGATCCTGGGCGGCGACAATATGGACCTGGCGCTGGCGCACCTGGCCGAATCGCGTCTGCCGGCCCAGGACGCCACTCCGGCACGGCTGACGGCGGGCCGCCTGGCCCAGCTGACGGAACGCTGCCGCGGCGCCAAGGAAGAGCTGCTGGCGCAGGACGCGCCGGCGCAGGTCAACGTCACCCTGCTGGGCAGCGGCTCGAAGCTGATCGGCGGCAGCCGCACCGTCACGTTGACGAAGCAGGACGTCGAGGGCATCGTCGTCGACGGCTTCTTCCCCTTGAACGCCGAGCAGGAAGGGGCACGCCGGGGCCGCGGCGCCATCGTCGAATTCGGCCTGCCGTATGCCAGCGACGCGGCCGTCACGCGCCACCTCGTCTCGTTCCTGCGCCAGCACCAGGCCGCCGCGCACGCCGCGCTGGGCACCGACGGCGACGCATTGCCCGTACCCGATACGCTGCTGCTGAACGGCGGCGTGTTCCGGGCCGACGCGCTGGCACGCCGCCTCGAGGCCACGCTGGACGGCTGGCGCGGCGCCCCCGTCAAGATGCTGCACAACGATAACCCGGACGTGGCCGTGGCCCGCGGCGGCGTGGCCTACGCGCTGGCGCGGCACGGTTTCGCGCCCGCCATCGAAGGCGGTTCGCCGCGCAGCTACTGGCTGCTGCTCGATGGCGACAAGGCGCCCGGCGTGGCGCGCCGCGGTGTCTGCATCCTGCCGCGCGGCACCCAGCCGGGCCGCGAAGTGCGGCTGACCGACCGCACGTTCGCGCTGCGCGTCGGCCGGCCGGTGCGCTTCCACCTCGTCTCCACCGTGGCCGATACCGGCGAGCGGGCCGGCGACATCGGCGAGCTCGATCCGGCCGACTTCATCGCGCTGCCGCCGATCGCTATGGTGCTGCAGCTGGCCGGCAGCGCCGCGCGCAAGGAAGTGCCGGTGCAGCTGGCCGTGGCGCTGTCCGAGGTTGGCACGCTCGACGTGCATTGCGTCGAAGCCGGCCGCGCCGATGGCCAGCGCTGGTCGCTGGAGTTCCAGCTGCGTGGCCAGGAAGAGGAAGGCGCCGAGGTGCAGGAAGAGGCGCCGCCGCGCTTTGCCGATGCGGTCGAACGCATCGAACGCATCTTCGGCGGCCGCGCGCAGCAGGTGAACGTGAAGGAAGTGCGGCAGTTGCGCGGGCAATTGGAGCAGCTGCTGGGCAGCCGCGAACGCTGGGCCACGCCGCTGCTGCGCCGCCTGTTCGACGCGCTGATGGAACGCGCCAAGGGCCGGCGCCGCTCGCCCGAGCACGAACGGGTCTGGCTCAACCTGGCCGGCTTCTGCCTGCGCCCCGGCTTCGGCCATCCGCTCGACGACTGGCGCATCGGCCAGCTGTGGGCCCTGTTCGAGAGCGGCGTGCAGTACCAGAAGGAGCGCCAGGTGCGGGCCGAATGGTGGACCTTGTGGCGCCGCGTGGCCGGTGGCCTGGACAAGGACGCCCAACTGCGCCTGCTGGACGACTTCGCGTTCAACCTGCAGGCCAGCGGCGAGGAACGCAGCCGCCGCCCCGTGACGCTGGTCGAAGGCGCGGAAGAAGACATGCTGCGCCTGGGCGCCGCGCTGGAGCGCATCCCGTCCGCCTACAAGGCGGAAATCGGCAACTGGATGCTGGGCCAGATCGTCGCGCTGCCCGCTTCCGGCCCGAAGTTCGACGCCAAGGCGGCCGCCGCGTTCACCCGCTACCTGTGGGCGCTCGGGCGGGTCGGCGCACGCCAGCCGTTCCACGGCAGCGCGCACGAGGTGGCGCCCAAGGCCACCGTCGAGGCATGGCTGCAGGCCATCCTGCAGCTGGACTGGAAGAAGATCGAGCCGGCCGGCTTTGCCGCCGCCCACCTGGCGCGCCGCACGGGCGACCGCTCGCGCGACATCGACGACGCTTTGCGCGCCGAGATCGTGCGGCGCTTGACAAGCGTCGGCGCCCCGCCCACCTGGGCCGCAATGGTGCGCGACGTGGTGGAACTGGACCACGCCAGCGAGCAGCGCATGTTCGGCGAGGCGCTGCCGCCCGGCCTGAAGCTGATCGGCTAGCCGCGCGGCCCGGCCAGCGCCTGCTGCTGGCCGACGAAGCCGTCGAACGCCTGCAATAGCGGCGCATACCGTGCCGTATCGTTTTCCAGCTGCGACAGCGCGTGCACGGTCGCTTCCAGCGTGGAGAGCTGGCCCGGCGCATGCGCCTTGCGGATGCGGTACTGCGAGGCCGGTACGTCGCGCAGGGCCAGCCGCGGCAAGGCCTGCAACGCGGGATTCAGGTACAACATCTTGCGGCTCTTGCGCCACGTGGCGTCCAGCACGACCAGCAGCAGGGCCGCCGGATCGTCCGCCCATGCCGGCTCGAACGGCGCTGGCGGCGCGATGCCCAGCGAGGCGTCACCAGGGGTATCGGGGTACAGCAGCACGGGCCTGCGCGGGCCGGCCAGCAAAGCCCGCAACGAGGCGTCGTCGAAAGTTTCCCCGACCACCAGCGCGCTGCCCGGCAACGACAGGTGCAGCAGGCGGGCGCTGTTTTTCGCGTTGTGGACTTCCAGCGGGTGCTGCAGCAGCAGGACGCCGGTGCACGCCGGCGTGGGCGCGATCCATCGGCAGATGCAGGTGGTGGATGGACGCAGGCAGGCGGGGCAAGTGGCGCGTTTCGAGGTCATCGAGACATTGTAGCTGCTCGAAACCCGAGGTGACAGGCACCTTTGGCTCCGGCGGACCGGTGCCCCCGGCCGCTACTTATGCCGTTAGTCGCGGCACGTCGGCCACCGCCCGATCGTCACGCCGCCGCGCGGGCCGCTCGCCATCGACGCCGACGCGGAACACCGCCACCGCGTCCGCCAGCCGCGACGATTGTTCCTGCATCGCCTCGGCCGCCGCCGCCGCCTCCTCCACCAGTGCCGCGTTCTGCTGCGTGACCTGGTCCATCTGCGTGATGGCCTGGTTGACCTGTTCGATGCCGCTCTGCTGCTGGGCGCTGGCGTCGGCGATGCGGTCCATGATGTCCGTTACCTGCTGGATCGCGCCGACCACGTCCTGCATCGTGGCGCCGGCGCG from Pseudoduganella armeniaca includes the following:
- a CDS encoding tRNA-uridine aminocarboxypropyltransferase; protein product: MTSKRATCPACLRPSTTCICRWIAPTPACTGVLLLQHPLEVHNAKNSARLLHLSLPGSALVVGETFDDASLRALLAGPRRPVLLYPDTPGDASLGIAPPAPFEPAWADDPAALLLVVLDATWRKSRKMLYLNPALQALPRLALRDVPASQYRIRKAHAPGQLSTLEATVHALSQLENDTARYAPLLQAFDGFVGQQQALAGPRG
- a CDS encoding Hsp70 family protein, encoding MKPSHGQYLVSIDLGTTNTVLAYAAPGSRDIELFAIEQLTAPGEVGAATLLPSARYHPAMGELAAGDLQLPWREADVAGVPEVVVGRLARRLGAQVPGRMVASAKSWLSHPGVDRTAPILPWGAGTDVAQVSPVAASASYLAHLRGAWNTRFPAHPLERQQIVLTIPASFDEGARALTLEAARLAGLADVRLLEEPQAALYDWLYRHRDTLAADLHDTRLVLVADVGGGTTDFSLVRVDIEHGEPVLTRIGVGNHLILGGDNMDLALAHLAESRLPAQDATPARLTAGRLAQLTERCRGAKEELLAQDAPAQVNVTLLGSGSKLIGGSRTVTLTKQDVEGIVVDGFFPLNAEQEGARRGRGAIVEFGLPYASDAAVTRHLVSFLRQHQAAAHAALGTDGDALPVPDTLLLNGGVFRADALARRLEATLDGWRGAPVKMLHNDNPDVAVARGGVAYALARHGFAPAIEGGSPRSYWLLLDGDKAPGVARRGVCILPRGTQPGREVRLTDRTFALRVGRPVRFHLVSTVADTGERAGDIGELDPADFIALPPIAMVLQLAGSAARKEVPVQLAVALSEVGTLDVHCVEAGRADGQRWSLEFQLRGQEEEGAEVQEEAPPRFADAVERIERIFGGRAQQVNVKEVRQLRGQLEQLLGSRERWATPLLRRLFDALMERAKGRRRSPEHERVWLNLAGFCLRPGFGHPLDDWRIGQLWALFESGVQYQKERQVRAEWWTLWRRVAGGLDKDAQLRLLDDFAFNLQASGEERSRRPVTLVEGAEEDMLRLGAALERIPSAYKAEIGNWMLGQIVALPASGPKFDAKAAAAFTRYLWALGRVGARQPFHGSAHEVAPKATVEAWLQAILQLDWKKIEPAGFAAAHLARRTGDRSRDIDDALRAEIVRRLTSVGAPPTWAAMVRDVVELDHASEQRMFGEALPPGLKLIG